The Ramlibacter sp. PS4R-6 nucleotide sequence ATCGCTCGGCTTGGCCGGCCTGAACGGCTGGGAGGACTGCCTGGCCCTGCGCAAGCGGCTGCTGGTCGAATACCACGAGGGCCTGCGGGGGATTCCGGGGCTGCAGCTCGTGGGCTCGGTGGCGGACTCACGGCGCGAGCATGCCGCCTGGACGTGCACGGTTCTCGTGGATGGCCGCGCGGACCTTCAGCGCAAGCTTCGCGAGGCGGGCATCGAATCGGATCCCGTCCACTTCCGCAATGACAAGTACTCGGTATTCGAACGCTATCGTGGGCAGGCGCCGAACATGGACGCGGTGGAAAGCCGATACCTGGTCCTGCCGTTGCACACGCGGATGAGCGGGGACGATGTCCGGAGGGTTTGCAATGTGGTGCGAGCTGGGTGGTGAAGCCCCGGCGTCCATTGATCTCGTTGGGCATCACGACCTACGACCGCCCTGAGATGCTGCGGGAGTGTCTAGGATCGTTGCTGTCGGACTCGTCGGACGACTTCGAGGTGCTCGTGGGGAATGACAATCCCGAAAAGCCTTTGTCGCCCGAAGCGCTGGGCGTATGCGATTCGCGTGTCAGGTTCTTCAACCGGGCCCGGAACCTTGGGGAGCTCGGCAACCTGAACGCGCTGCTGTCGGAGGCCTCGGGGTTGTACTTCACATGGCAGTCCGACGACGATTTCTATGCGCCGGGCTACCTTGCCTGGGCGCGTTCCTGCGTCGAACGCTACGACATTCCTGATGCCATGCAGTGCTCGTTCCGAACGGCGACCTGCTTCGTGTCCGCGCCGTCGTGCGGCGCTATCGAGGACGAACTATTTTCGGGCCCCGAACTGCTGGCCAGGCACTGGGGCGGAAGCGCACCCATGATGGCGCTGACAGGCATGTACCGGCGCGAGTGGTTGCTGGGCATCGGCGGCCTTGCCCGACTTTGTGATGCCCCTGTTGCCGCGATGAGCGAATACCTGCTTCTCGTTCAGTTGGGACAGCTGCGGCGTGTGGTGTACACACCCGAGGTGCTGGTTTACTTCCGCGTGCACGAGGGGTCATGGTCGATGACTACGCCGGACATCGCCGCGTGGGAGACCGCGGCCGAGGGTTTTGTTGCGCGAGCGCTCCCGATCATCCAGGGTCCCGCGTATGAGGATCGGTACGTGTTGCACTACCGGCGGGTGCTGCAACACGCGCTCGGGAACGTCTCGACAGTGCTGGCGAGACCTGCGGTGCGTCCGTCCTGGCGGCGTGAATCGACATTCGTTTGGAGGTTCGCAAAAACCTGCTTCGCGAACAGCGTGAAGCGTCCCCTCGTGTCGGCGGCACTCACTACCTCGGCCCTGTTCCAGTTCTTCCGGGGAATGAAGGGCTGGATTCGGTCCGTGGGCTAACCATGGGATTCGGTCGATTGAAACGCGCCGCGGAGATCGCCGAGCTCCGCGCCCGCGAGTTACTGACGGGGAAGAAGGGCTCCCGGTTCGGAATCAAGGCGTCTTATCTCCATCGCGAGCGTGCAGTTTACTTCGAGGATGACGACGAATCGGTCGTGTACCAGCCGGACGTCTACATGCTTGCCGCGCACCTGGGCCGCTTGGCAGGGGCTCGTTATCTTGTCGATATCGGTTGCGGCGCCGGGCGCAAGTTGATCGAGACTGCCGAGGCTACGGGGATGGTGCCCATCGGCATCGATTGCGGCTCGAACCTTGAACGATCCCGTGCGGCGCGGCCGCATTGGCAATGGCTGGAGGTCGACCTCGAGCAGCCGGCCGGGTCCCTTCTTCCCGAAGAGGTCCTGCGGCAAGCGGTCCTGGTGTGTGCCGACGTGATCGAGCATCTCAACGATCCGACGGGCTTGGTCGGCTTACTGCGTGAATGGATGCGGGCGGCGCGCGTCGGCGTATTGACGACGCCCGAGCGCGATCTGGAATACGGCATTGGGCACCGGGGGCCGCCCCCCAACCTGCGCCATGTACGAGAGTGGAACGCGGCTGAATTGGCCAGCTACCTGCGGCTCGAGGGACTGAACGTGCCCTTCATCGGGTTGACGCGATCGAATGACCAATCCCCGCAGATGAAAACGACACTGGCCATCCTGGGACCTACGTCACCCTCGTATGACACATGACGTGCTGCATGTCCTGGGGACGGCGCGTCCGGAGGGCGCGTCGATCGCGCGCATCGTTGGCTCGCTCGGAGAGTTGATCGACAAGCGTCGATTCCGGCTGCATGCGTGGTTCCTGGGGGAAGACGGCCCCTTGCGAGGCGAGCTGGAGGCCCGCGGCGTGGCAACGCGTTGTCTGGGGTGGAGTGGGGGCATCCGCGACGTGGGTGGCGTGGTGGACTTCGTGCGCGCGCTGCGGGGGCGACGATTCGCGATCGTTCACCAACACCAGGGCGGACGAAGTGTTCGGCTTGCAGCCCGCCTTGCCGGCGATTCAAAGCTCGTATCGCATGTGCATGGGGTCGTCGACGAATCGCATCCATGGCAGCGCTCGTCGACCTCCGTGCCTTCTTGCGACCGGGTGATAGCCTGCTCCCGGTTTGTGGCTTCGCAGATCGTAGGCGCCCACGCCGTCGTCATTCACTCGGGTGTGGAGCCGCTGGCTGCGCCAGTGCCCTGCCGGAAGGAGGGCCAAGTCCTCGTGGGCGCGGCAAGCCGCATGGTGCCGAGCAAGGGCCTGGGTGTCCTCATTGACGCCGCAGGGCTGATTCTTGCAGCCGGAATCAATGCGCGAATCGAGATCGCCGGTGACGGACCTGAGCGCGATTCACTCGAGCGCGAAGTTCGACGAAGGAATCTGACCAACGTGCGTTTTCTTGGTTGGCGAAACACCTTCGCACTCCTGCCGGGGTGGGACATCTTTGTACAGCCCTCGATTCACGAGCCGTTCGGCCTTGCGAACATCGAAGCAATGAATCACGGACTTCCGGTCGTTGCATCGGCGACGGGCGGGATTCCTGAAATCGTGCAAAACGGCTCGACAGGATTACTTGTCGAGCCCGGCGACGCGGCTGCGCTCGCCAAGGCGATTCTTCGACTCGTCCGGGATCCGCTGTTGCGCCATCAGATGGGCGTGGCGGGCAAGCTCCGAGTTGCGGAACATTTTTCATCGGGTGCGATGGCGCGGGCGGTGTCAGGACTGTATGAAGACCTGCTGGCGCTGCCAGAGTATGTTAATGCTCGCATGAACTGAGAGCGGCACTTCGCGCTCGCCGCGACGGCAAGTTCAATCGAGCAAGAGTACGGCGAAGTTCAGCGATCGCGCTCGCCGCTGGCCGCGCGTGCAGGCTGAGCAACGAGCGCGCTGCGTCGCGGCGGCGGCTCCGGCGGAACGGGGCCGGCGGCGAGGAACAGGGCGAAATGCCCGAGACCCGCGGCAAACGCGATGGCACGGCGCCACGCGGGCACGATCCGCACGCTCACCTCTTCGCCCTGACCCCTCCAGGACCGCCGCACGCCGCAGCAGGCTTCCCAGAGGTATCTCGCGATCGCGCCGCGAAAGCGCGGCTGCTGCATCCACAGGAATGCCAGGTACGCGGTGGACGCGGAAACGCTGCGGATGTGCCTCGCCTTGAGCGTGCCGAACATCGCAGGGAACGGATGCGACACGATCGCGGCCGGGGAGTAGATGGCCCTCCACCCGCGTTCGATGAGCTCGAAGAAGGCGTAGTGCTCCTCCGCCCCGGGAATCCTCGTGCCCGCGCCGAGGCACTCGCAGAAACCCGGCCAGTCTTCGAACACCGATCGGCGCACCGCAAGATTGGCGCCGTTGCCGATCCCGCCGAAGCAGGCGCGCTCGAACCACTGGGGAGAAGTTGAATCCACCACCCGGCGGTGCGGGCCGCAATCGTTGCTGCCCAGCGCGACGCAGAGCTTTTCCTCGGGCGTGCTTGCTTCGAAGTCCTTGATCCGGCCGGCCACGACGGCCACGTCCAGGTCGTCGAATTCCGGCGCGAGCATGCGCAGCCAGTCCGGCCGCGCCACGGCCTCGTCATCGATCAATGCGACGAGTTCCGTCGCACTCGCGCGCACGCCCCGGTTCCGCGCGCGACTGACCCCCGGAACGGGCTCATGCAGGTAGGACGCGCCGAAGCGCCTCGCCAAGCCCTCGGCCGGGTAGTGGCGCGGGCAGCTGTCGACCACCAAGATGTGGAAATCGGGATAGTCCAGCTCCACGACGGAAGCCAGGCAGCGTTCGAGCTCGGCCGGCCGGTCCCGCGTGCAGATGACAACTGTGAACGGACTGATTTGCGCCCCCCGACTTCAAGTCAGTTTAAGCCACCGCTGCCGGGGAGCGCGAGTGCGAAGTCGGTCACGCTTTCCCCCATTTCCAGCAGCTCGCGATTGAGCAGTCAGCCTTATTGTAATAAGATGTTTCAAGACATTCAAATTGTTATGGACTCAAGCTGGATCGCCCTCCTGGGCTGCACCCTCGGCTCCTTTGCACTGGCCTTCACCCTGGCGCGCTCGCCCGCCCTGGGAGCGGATTTGCCGGGCACGGGGGTGCAGCAGTGCCACGTCCGCCCGACCTCGCGTTTGGGCGGACTGGGAATCTTCCTGGCGCTGGGCGTCGCGTGCATTGCGATCGCCAACCGCGAACAGCAGGCGATCCTCGCCACGATCCTGGTGGCCGGCGCGCCGGCGCTGGCCATCGGGTTGGTTGAAGACCTGACGCGCCGCGTGGGCGTCGCGGCTCGCCTGGCCAGCACCATTGCCGCCGGCGCGATCGCGGTGCTGTGGAGCGACACCCAATTGAGCAGTGTGCATGTCGCGCCCCTGGATGCGCTCCTGTCGCACGCCGCCATCGCCGCGCTCTTCACCGCGTTCGCGGTCGCCGGGATCGCGAATGCCATGAACATCATCGACGGTTGCCACGGCCTGGCCGGGGGAACGGCGACCATCTGCCTGCTTGGCCTGGCAACGATTGCAGCGCAGGCCGGTGATTTCCCGCTCGCGTTCGCCGCCGTCGCCATGGCCGCCGCAGTCGGCGGGTTCCTGATCGTCAACTTCCCGTTCGGCCGCGTGTTCCTTGGCGACGGAGGCGCGTATTTCACGGGGTTCGCCATCGGCTGGATTGCGGTGCTGCTTCCCTCGAGAAATCCTTCCGTTTCGCCCTGGGCCAGCCTGCTGATTTGCGCGTACCCGGTCATCGAGGTGCTTTACAGCGTCGCGCGCCGCGCCGCACGTCGGGTGCCTGCCGTGGCCGCAGACCGGGACCACCTCCACAGCATCGTTGCGCGCCGCATCGCGCCCGCCTGGTTGCCGGGGGCGCGGCCTGACCTGCACAACGCCGCGACCTCGGTGGCCATGTGGGTCCTCGCCGGCGTGCCGGCCGTCACGGCGGTGATCGCATGGCGCCACACGGGCTGGTTGATGATGGGGACGGCAACGGCCTTCATGCTCTACCATTGCCTCTATCAGCGAGTGGTCCGTCATGAGCAGTAACGATCCCAAGACATTCGTCGCCGGCCACCGTGGCCTGGTGGGCTCGGCGCTCGTGCGCGCGCTGCGGGCGCGGGGTAACGAGAACCTGGTGCTTCGCGCGCACCGCGAGCTCGACCTCACGGACCAGAAGGCCGTGATGGACTTCTTCGCGGCCGAACGTCCCCAGCACGTCTACCTGGCCGCCGCACGCGTGGGGGGCATCCTGGCGAACAACCGCTACCCGGCCGAGTTCATCTACAGCAACCTCATGGTGCAGGCGAACGTCATCCACGCGGCCCATGTGCATGGCGTGGAACGCCTGCTGTTCCTGGGCTCGAGCTGCATCTACCCGAAGCACGCCGAGCAACCGATGGCCGAAGAGGCGCTGCTGACCGGGCCGCTCGAGCCGACGAACGAACCCTATGCGGTGGCGAAGATCGCGGGCATCAAGCTGTGCGAAAGCTACAACCGCCAGTACGGGTGCGACTTCCGCAGCGTGATGCCGACCAACCTGTACGGGCCGGGCGACAACTACCACCCGGAGAACAGCCATGTGGTGCCGGCACTGATCCGGCGATTCGACGCGGCAAGGAGCCAGGACGCAGATACGGTGACGATCTGGGGCACGGGTCGCGCGATGCGGGAATTCCTGTTCGTGGACGACATGGCCGAAGCGTGCCTCCATGTCATGGCGCTGGACAAGGCCGAGTACGAAGCGTGCACGGAGCCCATGCAAAGCCACATCAACGTCGGGTTCGGCAGCGACGTGACGATCGAGGAACTTGCCCGCAAGATCGCGACCGTCGTCGGCTACACGGGGCGCATCGTCTTCGACTCGGCGAAGCCGGACGGATCGCCGCGCAAGCTCCTCGACTCGTCGCGCATCCGGGCCATGGGATGGCGGCCGCGCACCTCGCTCGACGAAGGCCTCGCGCAGGCGTACGCGGATTTCGCGAATCGCACCCTGGCCACCGAGCCGTGCCTGTAGGAACGCGCCGCGACCGCTGCGCGGATTGAAATGCGCCACTACCACCCCAGCCTTCGCGTGCTCGTCACCGGCGGCGCCGGATTCCTCGGCAGCCACCTGTGCGAGCGTCTCCTCGAACAGGGCCACGACGTGCTCTGCGTCGACAATTTCTTCACCGGCACGCGCAGGAACGTCGAGCCCCTGCTGGATCACCCGCGCTTCGAGCTGATGCGGCACGACGTGACTTTCCCGCTGTTCGTGGAGGTCGACCGCATCTTCAACCTGGCGTGCCCGGCGTCGCCCGTGCATTACCAGCACGACCCGGTGCAGACCACCAAGACCAGCGTGCACGGCGCGATCAACATGCTCGGGCTGGCCAAGCGTCTGCGAGCCCGGATCTTCCAGGCCTCCACGAGCGAGGTCTACGGCAACCCGTCGGTGCACCCGCAGCCGGAAGACTATTGGGGCAACGTGAACCCGATCGGCCCCCGCAGCTGCTACGACGAAGGCAAGCGCTGCGCCGAAACGCTGTTCTTCGATTACCACCGCCAGCACGGCCTGGACATCAAGGTCGCGCGAATCTTCAACACCTACGGTCCACGCATGCACCCCAATGACGGGCGCGTCGTGAGCAACTTCATCGTGCAGGCGCTGCAGGGGCAGGACATCACCCTCCACGGCGACGGCTCGCAGACGCGCTCGTTCTGCCACGTGTCGGACCTGCTCGAGGGCGCGTTGCGTCTGATGGAAAGCGGTCCCGACCTGCCCGGCCCGGTGAACCTGGGCAACCCCGAGGAATTCACGATTCGCCAGCTCGCCGACCTCGTGGTCCAGATGACGGGCTCGCGATCACGCATCCGCACGCTGGCGCTGCCGACCGACGACCCCCTGCAGCGGCGCCCCGACATCTCCCTGGCGCGGAAACGGCTCGACTGGGAGCCTCGGGTGGCGCTGCGCGAAGGCCTCGTGGAGACCATCGCCTACTTCGACCGGCTGCTCGCCTCTGGTGGCGCGCGGCCGTCAGCGCCCTTACCCTGAAGTCATTCCGGGAGGGTGCGGCCCGCCGCCCCTCCCATTGCCAACATGTGCGGCATCGCCGGTATCTACGCCTTCCGAGCCTCGGCGCCCAGCGTCGAACGCGAGGAGCTGCGCGCCGTGCGCGACCACATGGCGCGCCGGGGACCCGACGGCAGCGGTGAGTGGTTCTCGGCCGACGGGCGCGTCGGGCTCGGACATCGAAGGCTGGCGATCATCGACCTCAGCGAGCGCGGCGCGCAGCCGATGGCGAGCGCCGACGGCAGCGTGGTGGTCAGCTTCAATGGCGAGATCTACAACCACCGCGAACTGCGCCGCGAGCTGGAAAGCCGCGGCCGCGCCTTCCGGTCGGACTCGGACACGGAAGTGCTGCTGCACCTGTACGAGCTCGAAGGCGAGGCCATGCTCACGCGCCTGCGCGGCATGTTCGCCCTCGCGCTGTGGGACGGGCGCAAGCGCTCGATGCTGCTGGCACGGGATGCCTTCGGCATCAAGCCGCTCTACTACTCCAGCGATGGCGGGACCTTGCGCTTCGCCTCCCTGGTCAAGGCGCTGTTGCGCCCCGGCACGCCGATCGACACCGCGCCAGACCCGGCGGGCCATGTCGGCTTCTTCCTGTGGGGAAGTGTGCCGTCGCCTTGGACGCTGTACCGGGGCATCCGCGCCGTGCCCGCGGGGCACGCGCTATGGATCGGGCCGGAACAGGCCGGCCCGCCGCACCCCTTTTGCGAGGTGACCAGCATCCTCGCCGAGGCGGCCGCGAACCCCGCGCGGGGCACGCGCGATGACGCCCTGGCGGCGATCTCGGCGGCCGTGCGGGACAGCATCGCGGCGCATCACGTCTCCGACGTTCCCGTGGCAGTGTTCCTCTCTGCGGGCCTCGACTCCGCGCTCATCGCCGCCTTGTCGGCCAACCTGGGCAGGCCGCCGCGAACCATGACGCTCGGGTTCGCGGAGTACGCGGGCACGGCGCACGACGAAGTCCCCGCCGCGGAAGCGCTCGCGCGCTCCCTGGGCACGGATCACGCGACGGTCGCGGTGCGCAAGGAAGACTTCCACGCCGAGGAGGCCCGCTTGATGGAAGCGATGGACCAGCCGTCCATCGACGGCATCAACGCCTGGTTCGTGGCCCGCGCCGCGCGGTCGGTCGGGGTGAAGGTCGCGCTGTCCGGCCTCGGGGGCGACGAGCTCTTCGCGTCCTACCCGAGCTTTCGGCAGGTCCCGCGCCTGCGAAGCTTCACCCGCCCCTTCGCCGTGGTGCCGGCCCTGGGAAAGGCGCTGCGCCGCGCAGCATCCCCGTTGCTCAAGCGCCTGACTTCCCCGAAACATGCGAGCCTCCTCGAGTACGGCCCGACACTGGGGGGGGCGTACCTGCTGCGCCGCGGCTTGCACATGCCTTGGGAGATCGAAAGCCTGCTGGAACCCGCGTTCGTGCGCGAGGGCCTGCAGAGCCTGGAGTGGGAACGGAACCTGCAGCACACGACGCGCGGCATCGCGAGCGACAGGCTCGCCGTCTCGGCCCTGGAGATGTCCTGGTACACGCGCCATCAGCTGCTCGCCGACACCGACTGGGCCAGCATGGCCCACTCGCTCGAGGTGCGGGTCCCCTTCCTCGACGTCCCGCTGCTGCGGGCAGCCGCGCCGTGGCTGGCCGCGCATCCCGGCATCACGAAGCCCGAGGTCGCTCGCGCGATCGCACCGTCCCTGGGGCAGCCCGTGCTGGAGCGGCACAAGAGCGGGTTCTCCGTGCCGGTGCGGGAGTGGGTCGCAGGCTCGGAGTCGGTCCCGGCGCGACGCGGGCTGCGCGGCTGGGCCGAGTACGTCCACCGCGCCAGCGCGCCGCGGCATGTCGAGCGTGTGCGGCGCAGCGCCGAAGGCTCGCTCGCCCTCTGGTCGCCCACCATGGCGACACCCGGCGGCGTGCAAAGCTACATGTGGCGGCTTTGGGAAGTCCTCATGGGCGTTTGCGGAAGCGCCTCGGCGCCGCGGGGAGTGTGCCTGCAGGACGAGCCCGAGCAGTTGGCACGTTGGGACAACCCGTCCCCGGCGCGGCCGGCCGGCGCGGCGGGCCACAAGTGGCGCTTCGTGCGCTACGCCCTGGGCCGTCAGGGTCGCGCCCGGGTGGTGATCGTCGGGCACGTGAACCAGGCACCTGTCGCGTGGATC carries:
- a CDS encoding methyltransferase domain-containing protein; its protein translation is MKRAAEIAELRARELLTGKKGSRFGIKASYLHRERAVYFEDDDESVVYQPDVYMLAAHLGRLAGARYLVDIGCGAGRKLIETAEATGMVPIGIDCGSNLERSRAARPHWQWLEVDLEQPAGSLLPEEVLRQAVLVCADVIEHLNDPTGLVGLLREWMRAARVGVLTTPERDLEYGIGHRGPPPNLRHVREWNAAELASYLRLEGLNVPFIGLTRSNDQSPQMKTTLAILGPTSPSYDT
- a CDS encoding MraY family glycosyltransferase, translating into MFQDIQIVMDSSWIALLGCTLGSFALAFTLARSPALGADLPGTGVQQCHVRPTSRLGGLGIFLALGVACIAIANREQQAILATILVAGAPALAIGLVEDLTRRVGVAARLASTIAAGAIAVLWSDTQLSSVHVAPLDALLSHAAIAALFTAFAVAGIANAMNIIDGCHGLAGGTATICLLGLATIAAQAGDFPLAFAAVAMAAAVGGFLIVNFPFGRVFLGDGGAYFTGFAIGWIAVLLPSRNPSVSPWASLLICAYPVIEVLYSVARRAARRVPAVAADRDHLHSIVARRIAPAWLPGARPDLHNAATSVAMWVLAGVPAVTAVIAWRHTGWLMMGTATAFMLYHCLYQRVVRHEQ
- the asnB gene encoding asparagine synthase (glutamine-hydrolyzing); this translates as MCGIAGIYAFRASAPSVEREELRAVRDHMARRGPDGSGEWFSADGRVGLGHRRLAIIDLSERGAQPMASADGSVVVSFNGEIYNHRELRRELESRGRAFRSDSDTEVLLHLYELEGEAMLTRLRGMFALALWDGRKRSMLLARDAFGIKPLYYSSDGGTLRFASLVKALLRPGTPIDTAPDPAGHVGFFLWGSVPSPWTLYRGIRAVPAGHALWIGPEQAGPPHPFCEVTSILAEAAANPARGTRDDALAAISAAVRDSIAAHHVSDVPVAVFLSAGLDSALIAALSANLGRPPRTMTLGFAEYAGTAHDEVPAAEALARSLGTDHATVAVRKEDFHAEEARLMEAMDQPSIDGINAWFVARAARSVGVKVALSGLGGDELFASYPSFRQVPRLRSFTRPFAVVPALGKALRRAASPLLKRLTSPKHASLLEYGPTLGGAYLLRRGLHMPWEIESLLEPAFVREGLQSLEWERNLQHTTRGIASDRLAVSALEMSWYTRHQLLADTDWASMAHSLEVRVPFLDVPLLRAAAPWLAAHPGITKPEVARAIAPSLGQPVLERHKSGFSVPVREWVAGSESVPARRGLRGWAEYVHRASAPRHVERVRRSAEGSLALWSPTMATPGGVQSYMWRLWEVLMGVCGSASAPRGVCLQDEPEQLARWDNPSPARPAGAAGHKWRFVRYALGRQGRARVVIVGHVNQAPVAWIAWRLSLIRQYIVILHGIEAWRRLTPLRRLAVRDAHAVVATTSYSAVACARANALSGHNFRIVPLCAEPVPAAPDPRFALDGAFRILFVARLSRVERYKGLETLTAAVSLLVRERGIPAKLHVVGDGDDMARLQEVARDHGLTSDSVHFHGRLSDAQLQAAYASAHVFSMPSEKEGFGIVFLEAMRRGVACIGGAHGGTPEVFEDGREGMLVPHGDCELLAQRLEALATDDALRERLARAGQARFERSYTFPIFQQRWAELLERHAQA
- a CDS encoding glycosyltransferase family 2 protein, which encodes MGITTYDRPEMLRECLGSLLSDSSDDFEVLVGNDNPEKPLSPEALGVCDSRVRFFNRARNLGELGNLNALLSEASGLYFTWQSDDDFYAPGYLAWARSCVERYDIPDAMQCSFRTATCFVSAPSCGAIEDELFSGPELLARHWGGSAPMMALTGMYRREWLLGIGGLARLCDAPVAAMSEYLLLVQLGQLRRVVYTPEVLVYFRVHEGSWSMTTPDIAAWETAAEGFVARALPIIQGPAYEDRYVLHYRRVLQHALGNVSTVLARPAVRPSWRRESTFVWRFAKTCFANSVKRPLVSAALTTSALFQFFRGMKGWIRSVG
- a CDS encoding glycosyltransferase family 4 protein, with translation MTHDVLHVLGTARPEGASIARIVGSLGELIDKRRFRLHAWFLGEDGPLRGELEARGVATRCLGWSGGIRDVGGVVDFVRALRGRRFAIVHQHQGGRSVRLAARLAGDSKLVSHVHGVVDESHPWQRSSTSVPSCDRVIACSRFVASQIVGAHAVVIHSGVEPLAAPVPCRKEGQVLVGAASRMVPSKGLGVLIDAAGLILAAGINARIEIAGDGPERDSLEREVRRRNLTNVRFLGWRNTFALLPGWDIFVQPSIHEPFGLANIEAMNHGLPVVASATGGIPEIVQNGSTGLLVEPGDAAALAKAILRLVRDPLLRHQMGVAGKLRVAEHFSSGAMARAVSGLYEDLLALPEYVNARMN
- the fcl gene encoding GDP-L-fucose synthase; the encoded protein is MSSNDPKTFVAGHRGLVGSALVRALRARGNENLVLRAHRELDLTDQKAVMDFFAAERPQHVYLAAARVGGILANNRYPAEFIYSNLMVQANVIHAAHVHGVERLLFLGSSCIYPKHAEQPMAEEALLTGPLEPTNEPYAVAKIAGIKLCESYNRQYGCDFRSVMPTNLYGPGDNYHPENSHVVPALIRRFDAARSQDADTVTIWGTGRAMREFLFVDDMAEACLHVMALDKAEYEACTEPMQSHINVGFGSDVTIEELARKIATVVGYTGRIVFDSAKPDGSPRKLLDSSRIRAMGWRPRTSLDEGLAQAYADFANRTLATEPCL
- a CDS encoding UDP-glucuronic acid decarboxylase family protein, which codes for MRHYHPSLRVLVTGGAGFLGSHLCERLLEQGHDVLCVDNFFTGTRRNVEPLLDHPRFELMRHDVTFPLFVEVDRIFNLACPASPVHYQHDPVQTTKTSVHGAINMLGLAKRLRARIFQASTSEVYGNPSVHPQPEDYWGNVNPIGPRSCYDEGKRCAETLFFDYHRQHGLDIKVARIFNTYGPRMHPNDGRVVSNFIVQALQGQDITLHGDGSQTRSFCHVSDLLEGALRLMESGPDLPGPVNLGNPEEFTIRQLADLVVQMTGSRSRIRTLALPTDDPLQRRPDISLARKRLDWEPRVALREGLVETIAYFDRLLASGGARPSAPLP
- a CDS encoding glycosyltransferase, which translates into the protein MSPFTVVICTRDRPAELERCLASVVELDYPDFHILVVDSCPRHYPAEGLARRFGASYLHEPVPGVSRARNRGVRASATELVALIDDEAVARPDWLRMLAPEFDDLDVAVVAGRIKDFEASTPEEKLCVALGSNDCGPHRRVVDSTSPQWFERACFGGIGNGANLAVRRSVFEDWPGFCECLGAGTRIPGAEEHYAFFELIERGWRAIYSPAAIVSHPFPAMFGTLKARHIRSVSASTAYLAFLWMQQPRFRGAIARYLWEACCGVRRSWRGQGEEVSVRIVPAWRRAIAFAAGLGHFALFLAAGPVPPEPPPRRSALVAQPARAASGERDR